TTGCAGGGTTGAACTCTTTTAGTTCGCCTCCCAAACGGTGAGACCATTGTGACAAATCCCATTGGGTTATTTCTGCAATCCCACTTTTACCAGAAAGAATCGAATTCCAAGTTGCATCTGCAGTAGCACCTGATGCGGTTAAAGCACTCCGTCCTGTAATAAATACTCTATTGTCTTGACTCATAAATCTGCTCCCCCAAACTCAGGATGCTTAAACAATAAGCAACTATTGGAGCCACCAAATCCAAATGAATTGGATAAAACCACGCCCAAAGATCGTTCGCGTGGCCCATCAACCACATAATCCAAATCGCATTCAGGATCGGGGTTAGTTAAATTAGCGGTTTTAGGGACTTGTGCCTGTTCTATCGATTTAACGGATAAGACCGCCTCAAGTGCGCCTGCTGCAGCAATTAAATGTCCTGTTTGCCCTTTAGTCGAACTTACCGGTAAGGTTGCGACAGACTCCCCAAAAACTGCTTTAATGGCATTTGTTTCGCTTAAGTCATTCATTTTAGTTGAGGTTCCATGTGCATTGATGTAATCCACATCGGAAGCCTTTACTCCAGCATCTTGAAGAGCACGTTCAATTGCTTGAATCGCGCCATCACCATTTGGATGAGAATCGGTAATTCGATAAGAACTTAAAGAATTCCCTTCACCGGCCAATTCAGCATAAATACGGGCACCGCGTGCTTTTGCTTTACTCCATTCTTCAAGAATTAAAAAAGCCGCACCTTCTCCCAAGACAAAACCATTACGCGTGGCATCAAAAGGTCGACTTGCTGTTGCTGGAGTACTGTTGTACGTAGATAAGGCACCTAATAGACAAAAACTGGATAATCCTAAGGGATTGATCATTGAATCAAATCCGCCAGCTAACATAAAATCTGCTTCACCCCGACGAATTACCTGCATTGCTAATCCTAAAGCTTGGCCGCCAGAGGCACAAGCGGTATGTACTGAGGAGGCATAACCTCTGATTCCGAATTGTTGAATCAATAAAGACAAGCCTGAATTTGGCGTTGTTTTGCCAAAATCGGATAATTTATAAAATTCTTGAGTGTTATCAAGCAAACGTCCCCAATCTGCTTCACCATCTGAGGCACAAATTTGCTGAAATCGAGATAGATAATCAAATTCGGCAGTCATCATACCACTGCCGGTGACTACACCCCACTGGGCTGCAGTTTGTTCGGTAGGCACGAGACCCGCATCATCAAAAGCTTGTTGAGCGGCTGCAAGAGCAAAACGGGTAAAATGCACTGAAAAGCGACTTCGTTTGGTAATTAACTTGGGATCGAGCGCAAAGTTTTTCACCTCAGCCGCAATATATGTAGGAAAAGCACTGGCATCAAATTGCTTAATTTCAGCAATTCCTGAGTGTCCCGCCAATAAATTAGACCATGTGGACTGGACATCGAGTCCTAAAGGGGAAACCGCTCCCAAACCTGTAATAGCCACTCGTCTTTTTTTCACTTTATTTATCCTCTGGGAATAAGTACTACATCTACAACACAAACACGTTTACCGGCAACCTCGCTGCGGTAAGCCAGGATCAACTCGTCTTCGGTTTGCTTCTTAACGGTTACATTACATTCAAGAATATCGCCTGGATAGACAAATTCATTCATTTTTATTTTGCGAAATTCGCTTACTTGATACTGTGTTGAGTATCCTGCGCGCAAAACAAATTCATAAGCTAAATTGAGCTTGCATTCCAATAATACCGTCAAAGGTAGTACAGGTTTCTTGGGAAAATGATCTGCAAAATAAGGGGCAGCTCGGGATATTCTTTTTTCAGCGACTAAACGCACCCCCGGTTGACTGGAACATATTCTATCAAAGGCCATGGGCATTACAGACACGTTCGAATTCATTATCAGATAATCATCCGCCACAGGCCCACTTTCTTTACTAATAACCGACCATTCGCCAGGACGGTTAATTTCAGAAAATTGCTGTTTCACTTCATCCAAATTGATAAAATCATCCATAGGCAGTAAAGGGCCTAAAGCGCCGTCAAGACTGAAGACAAGTTCACTACCTACCCGGGCCTCACTATGATATTGCATCACTGAATCATCTATATGTTCTATAAATGACTCCAGCAATAAAGTCTCTCCGACATAGGCTCTGCGGTGCATAGAGGCACGTGCTACGATACCAGCCACAGGCCTATGAGTGAATTCTTGCAGCGCCATAACATTCCATGCTGCCAATTGCCCAAGTGTTTCTCCGATTAAGGAAGGGATAAAACAAGGCCGCCCCTGTTCATCAACTGTGAGGAACGTATCATTTGAGGTAATATGTTTTATTCCCCGGATCCACTGACCAGGAGATGACTCGACGATACGATCAACAAATAAGAATCTCATCAGTATTTAATAAACCCTATTAATCTATAAAAATATACCGAACTTAAGCTCCAGCTCCGGCAGTTTGTTGCTCTTTGATGGCAACAACAACTAACTTACAAAACGTTTCAATGGTAAATAACAAGGGTATTTCATTGACTTTCATATTTGGCTTGAATTGATCCGCTGGAACTTCGCTTAAATAGTCTTGCAACGCTTTCAAACCTTGCTCAGTAATAACGCCGCCTTTTTCAAACTCATCTTCCGCCAAATCACCCCGTGCATTTTTTTCCAATTGGCCCCGAGGGATTTTTATTTTGAATTCTTTTTCTAATTGGAAAACCAAATCAAGAAAATCAATAGATTCAGCGCCTAGATCTGCTATCAATCGACTATTAAGAGATACGTCTTCAGCATCAATTACTAACACATCAGCAACAATTTCCCTAACCTTAGGATAAACGTCTGCTACATTCATATTTTGTTCCTCAGAGATCAGCTAATTTAAAAAGCCGGGAATTATACCATATATTTTTTTAAAGACACAAAATTAAAGTGATAAGGTATTAACCAACCTGACTATACCCTGCATCAACAAATAAAGTATGAGCATTAATCATAGCCGCTTCCGGTAAGCATAAAAGATAAATTGCATTGGCAACATCTTGGGTTGTCAATGGTCTATCGGCCAAAGAGTGCGCTTGATACTCATCAAGTAACTCTTCTCTGTTAGGAAAATGCTTTAAGGCGTCGGTATCAACTACTCCAGCGGAAACAGTATTCACAGTGATCCCATCAACCGCTAACTCAAGACTCAAAGAGCGAACTAATGCTTCAAGAGCCGCTTTAGAAGCACCTATAAAGGCATAATTAGGAATCGCGCGTGATGCGCCAAGACTGGACAAAGCAATAATTCGACTCCCTTTTGGCATTAATGAACGAGCTTCTGTGGCTAAATGATTTAATGCCAAAGCATTTGTTTCCAAACACCAACGCCAATGCTTAGTTGACATTTTAAGTGCCGGTTTTAAAACACCACTGGCCGCATTACTAATTAAGAAATCAAGTCGATTAAAGTGTTCGCGGAATTGAGTCAACATTTCCTTTACGGACTGATGGTCAGCCACATTGGCTTGCAGAGCAATTGCCCTGCGTCCAACAGCCTGGATTTCTTTAACTAAAGCTTGGGCTTCATCAGAGCTGTTGTAATAAACTATAGCAATATCACATCCTGCCTGCGCTAACTTTAATGCAGTTGCCTTACCGATACCCCGTGCACCGCCAGTAATCAATCCAACTTTATCTGCAAAAACCAAACTCATGGAATATTCCTCATCAACTTCATCTATAAAAGCAACTGTTTGCTAAAACAATGGTATCTCTTTAAGAATCCATCCCCTGTTGCGTGTACCCTGGTCAAAAAACAGAATCCAGGAATTCTCCTACCCAATCCAGATTCCCTTTTTCTTGCCTAAGTAGTGATTTCAAATACCAAGCGCTCGTATCCTAACATCCTTGGACGAACAGTTACAAAAAAATACATTTTCATTTTTATTTATCGATAAAGCAATCATTAGATCATTAAATTTTTAAATATCTTGTTTCTAGAGTGCTAACTTTGTACTATCGGCACCACGATTAAGATAAACATATATTAATGAATGAAACATTCTTGGTTTAAAACTGTGTTTCCTATAGCTGCAATTTTTTCTTTTCGCATGCTCGGCTTGTTTTTGCTTATTCCTGTATTTAGCATCTATGCAGAAAATTTGCGAAATGCCACTCCAGCATTGGTAGGTTTTGCGCTTGGAATTTATGGGCTGGCTCAAGGCATCCTCCAAATGCCTTTTGGAATGCTTTCCGATAAAATAGGTAGAAAACCCATGATTACTTTGGGATTGCTTCTTTTTGCCAGTGGAAGCTTACTGGGTGCTCTAACCGATTCTATTTATGGAATGATCTTTGCCAGAGCATTACAAGGAACCGGTGCTATTGGAAGTGTTTTAATCGCCTTACTTGCCGATCTTACGCCTGATGAACAGCGAACCAAGGCCATGGCAGTCATCGGCATGACCATCGGTACATCGTTTAGTTTGGCTATGGTCGTGAGTCCTGCCATTACCCATTATTTTGGTCTATCGGGTATTTTTTATCTCACTACCTTATTAGCGATTGCCGGGATCGTTTTACTTAATTTGGTTATTCCTAAACCTGTAAGTGAACGTTTTCATATTGATAGCGAAACAAATCCCGCTTTATTGAAACAAGTTGTATCCAACATCCAACTACAGCGTCTTAATATAGGTATTTTCTGTCAGCATTTTATTCTCACAGCAACCTTTTTTGCTATTCCCTATATCTTAAGAAAACAAGTGGAGCACGGCCATTTATCCCAACAGTGGCATTTTTACCTGCCACTCATGCTCATATCATTTATACTGATGATCCCGTTTATTGTGCTTGCGGAAAAGAAAAAGCGCATGAAAAGCGTTTTTCTTTCTTCAGTCCTTACAATAACTGCTGCACAACTGTTATTGGCCTATACGTTTCAAAATTGGTTTAGTTTGTGTATTCTCATGCTAATTTACTTCATTGCTTTTAATATCCTCGAGGCAGCATTACCCTCTTTGGTATCGAAACAGGCAAATCCCAATAGTAAAGGGACAGCAATGGGTATTTATTCAACCAGTCAATTTTTAGGGCTTTTTATTGGCGGAGCATTATCTGGTGTACTGTATCAGTGGCATAGTAGCGAGGGAATATTTATTACTAATGCCATTCTGGGAACCTTATGGTTAATTGCTTCTGTTTCAATGAAATCAAACGATGCTATCTCCACACTTATTTTGCACTATCCTTGGTCCGAAAAGAAAGAGAATATAATTACTCAACTACTCAACATTAAGGGAGTAGTTGAGGTGGCACTTGCAGAAAAAGAGCAAGTTATATATTTGCGTGTTAACAGAGAAAACTACCCAGAGGGTAGTGCAGAAAAAATTCTATCCCCTTTCTCTCATTAAAAAGGGCGGTTTTTATCGTCGTGTTGAAACGTCAAATGTTCTTATGGACAAAACTTCAACACTTCAGATCATTTTTATTTTTTGACTCGTTTCTAAACTTTCAGATTGTTCTGGACTAACGGCAAATTTATTTAAATAAAGGTTGAAAAGTTCTTCACTAATATTCAATTCCAGTATAATACTCTTGCCCGTAAATTTTAACCCACTCACCTGATAGCTTTTTATATCGCGGGGCAAAAGAAATAATAACTCATCAATAAGTTTATTTTGATTCTTTGACAAGATTTTATCAGATTGTATTATTCTAACTAGTTTTTCCGCAAATTCTTGCAAAATAGGGTGTGAATATTCAGGATAATTTATTTTTTCTGGCTTGCGTGGATGCTCAAAGAATCGTGCGGAGGCTGAAGAGGAGGAAACACTTGTAAAAGGTTGTTCGTTTAGCCCGTGTCTAAATGTTTTTGCCTTGCCTGCAAGACAGGTCAAGCTAAGATCAAACAAATCATTGGTCATATGGAATGTTTTCAAAGCACCCTTAGCGCCCCCTAACACGCTCCGTGCTGCTCCTGGTACACTAAGACTCACCTCTGAATAATACTCAATTTCTAGTTGTTGCAGGGATACGTCTAAATGTTTACGAAATTGCTCAGCCATACTTCGAGACTTATTCTCTAGTCGGTATTCATCGCAAAAGAATAACTTAATAATATTCTTATCACTAAAATTGGGTATCACTAAATCCTCTGTAAAATGCGCTGCAACATCCTCAATACTCAGCTCTTGATAAGTATCATCATCAATTGATTGGTTACAGACTGTGTATTTACTCGTATTCATTCCATGACTCAGGATATAAATGTGGCATTGTCCCTTTTGCAAGGCTTGTTTAAGGCTTAATTGAGTATCAACTTTGCCGCTACCGTGATAAATAATAAATGGTTCTTCACCTTTTCTTTTTGATCGCTCACACCAAACATTGGCTTTTTTTTGTAAATCAAACAAAGCATCCTCAAGGGAAAAAGGAATATACAATATCTTCATTAATCAGTCACTCAGCACATATTTTTGTCACATTGTAACCAATAATTATTAACAAAGTATTAAATTCTCTGTATTGAGGGCGATTTTCTGGAATTATCTGCTGCTAAGATGTCTCATACAATCTTGTCCATTATTTCTGCTGCAAAAAAGAGAGGCTAAATTCGGATAGTAGGGAATTAATTTGGATGGGTCATGGGCTTATTGCTGCTGACTGATTCTTCATCACGGATATGGGAAAAAATACTCAGTTTTCTCTGAGCCTGTTTTTGGTCACAAAACCTTATAATTACTTCAGATTTTTCTCTCTCATTCAACAAATTATATTTAACTAAATAATCCAATAATTGGATAATATCCTTAACAGTTATTTTCCCTTTATCCTTTCTTTCGAAATGGTAGTGACCTTCATCACTATAAGTCGCATTAATTCCTTCGTGGTACTTCAGTTTATTAGTTTCTTCCGTACCATGATCCACTACATAAGTAAAAATACAATGTTCATCTTTATCAAGCGCCAGTGCCATCTCCATTAAATTGAGTAAATCATTAAATCCATTGTAATAAAGGGTTATATTATTTTTTTTAAAAACAAGATATTTTATACTCTCAAAAAGTTCGATAACTATATTCGTCATTATTACCTCTACATTTCCATTTCAATAATTTCGGATTATCTAATTTGAGTTATCTTTATTAATAACTCAAATTAGAGTACGGGTTTATTATTGACGTATCAGACGCAAGTTTTTATTTATAAATGAAGTCTTTTCTGTAGAACGATATGGATTAATATCCAAACCTCCCCGTCTGGTGTAGCGGCCATATACAGTCAGCTTTTCTGGTTTGCAATAATTCAGAATATCGATAAAAATTCGTTCAATGCATTGTTCATGAAATTCATTATGATTTCGATATGAAACAAGATATTTTAATAAACCTTCTCGATCAATTTTTCTTCCTTTGTAATCAATTTGTACACTTCCCCAATCTGGCTGATTCGTGACAAGACAATTTGATTTCAATAAATTGGAGTATAAGGTCTCTTCCACAAGTTCATTGCTTGTAGCAAGAAATGAAGGTTCTACAAGATATACAGAACACTCTACATCAAGATGATCCAGTGACTCTCCAATTAAAGACTGATGTACCGCAAACTGCTCGGCTTTCTCTAATAGATGAATTTTCACCCCAACTTCTGCACCAACACGTTCTTGCAAATCTTTTTTAATCGTATTTTCCAAATCAACAACATTTTGAATTCGTGTATTGTTGAATGAATTAAAATAAAGTTTTAATGATTTTGATTCGATTAAGTTAGGCGAGCTGCAGTCATAAAATAATTCAGCAATTGCGACCATAGGTTTGCCTTTCGCATTAAGCCAGGAAACTTCATAGTGATTCCAGCAATCAAAGCCATAAAAAGGTAATTGATTGGGATCAACTCCGATTTCCTGCCGTTTACCAGATCGCGGAATAGGGTATAACCGATCTGGATTATAGGTATCATCATATGCAGATTTTTTACCTAATTCGGATTGTTCAGCTTCAGTTTGATATTTCTGCAGAACTTGTTCATTCATTGTATTTAGCTCCAATATCTCGATAATTTTTGCAGTACTTTTCCAATTCACCGGTTGCTTCATTTCCATTTGACTCGCAATGTAAGCAAGTAAAGAAGCCGCTTCATTAATTCGCGTTGCTTTCTCAGTCAGTTCTCGTGCTTGTATCCCCATGGATGACATCACATCAAAATTTGGACCTTCTATAATCTTTTTGATGGTCGATAAGGAAAAACCCAAAAACTTTAATGTGGTAATCTGTTGTAATCGTATTAAATCCAATTCAGAATAAAGACGATAGCCACTCTCAGAACGTTTTGTTGGTTTTAATAAACCAATTTCATCATAATATTGTAATGACCTAATTGTTAATGAGGTCATTTGGCTAATCTCTTTAATTTGATAATATTTCATTCAACTTTCTCCTGAAAGCTGATTCTAAACTATCACGTAACGTGAGAGTCAATAGGTGGAATGAAAAAAACGTATACAGGGATTATATATTATGTCTAAAATTGAGGTTAGTTGGCTAAAATACATTACTGAAATTCAAGCAATTGCTCAAAATGGACTATGTTTTGCAAATAATGAATTTGACAAAGAACGCTACCTAAGACTCCGGAATATTGCTTCTGAGTTTATTGCCAGCTATTCAGATACTCCACTTGGAGAGATAAAGCAGATCTTTGCGTTAGA
The DNA window shown above is from Legionella sp. PC997 and carries:
- a CDS encoding beta-ketoacyl synthase; translation: MKKRRVAITGLGAVSPLGLDVQSTWSNLLAGHSGIAEIKQFDASAFPTYIAAEVKNFALDPKLITKRSRFSVHFTRFALAAAQQAFDDAGLVPTEQTAAQWGVVTGSGMMTAEFDYLSRFQQICASDGEADWGRLLDNTQEFYKLSDFGKTTPNSGLSLLIQQFGIRGYASSVHTACASGGQALGLAMQVIRRGEADFMLAGGFDSMINPLGLSSFCLLGALSTYNSTPATASRPFDATRNGFVLGEGAAFLILEEWSKAKARGARIYAELAGEGNSLSSYRITDSHPNGDGAIQAIERALQDAGVKASDVDYINAHGTSTKMNDLSETNAIKAVFGESVATLPVSSTKGQTGHLIAAAGALEAVLSVKSIEQAQVPKTANLTNPDPECDLDYVVDGPRERSLGVVLSNSFGFGGSNSCLLFKHPEFGGADL
- a CDS encoding hydroxymyristoyl-ACP dehydratase, producing the protein MRFLFVDRIVESSPGQWIRGIKHITSNDTFLTVDEQGRPCFIPSLIGETLGQLAAWNVMALQEFTHRPVAGIVARASMHRRAYVGETLLLESFIEHIDDSVMQYHSEARVGSELVFSLDGALGPLLPMDDFINLDEVKQQFSEINRPGEWSVISKESGPVADDYLIMNSNVSVMPMAFDRICSSQPGVRLVAEKRISRAAPYFADHFPKKPVLPLTVLLECKLNLAYEFVLRAGYSTQYQVSEFRKIKMNEFVYPGDILECNVTVKKQTEDELILAYRSEVAGKRVCVVDVVLIPRG
- a CDS encoding acyl carrier protein: MNVADVYPKVREIVADVLVIDAEDVSLNSRLIADLGAESIDFLDLVFQLEKEFKIKIPRGQLEKNARGDLAEDEFEKGGVITEQGLKALQDYLSEVPADQFKPNMKVNEIPLLFTIETFCKLVVVAIKEQQTAGAGA
- the fabL gene encoding enoyl-[acyl-carrier-protein] reductase FabL: MSLVFADKVGLITGGARGIGKATALKLAQAGCDIAIVYYNSSDEAQALVKEIQAVGRRAIALQANVADHQSVKEMLTQFREHFNRLDFLISNAASGVLKPALKMSTKHWRWCLETNALALNHLATEARSLMPKGSRIIALSSLGASRAIPNYAFIGASKAALEALVRSLSLELAVDGITVNTVSAGVVDTDALKHFPNREELLDEYQAHSLADRPLTTQDVANAIYLLCLPEAAMINAHTLFVDAGYSQVG
- a CDS encoding MFS transporter; this encodes MKHSWFKTVFPIAAIFSFRMLGLFLLIPVFSIYAENLRNATPALVGFALGIYGLAQGILQMPFGMLSDKIGRKPMITLGLLLFASGSLLGALTDSIYGMIFARALQGTGAIGSVLIALLADLTPDEQRTKAMAVIGMTIGTSFSLAMVVSPAITHYFGLSGIFYLTTLLAIAGIVLLNLVIPKPVSERFHIDSETNPALLKQVVSNIQLQRLNIGIFCQHFILTATFFAIPYILRKQVEHGHLSQQWHFYLPLMLISFILMIPFIVLAEKKKRMKSVFLSSVLTITAAQLLLAYTFQNWFSLCILMLIYFIAFNILEAALPSLVSKQANPNSKGTAMGIYSTSQFLGLFIGGALSGVLYQWHSSEGIFITNAILGTLWLIASVSMKSNDAISTLILHYPWSEKKENIITQLLNIKGVVEVALAEKEQVIYLRVNRENYPEGSAEKILSPFSH
- the queF gene encoding NADPH-dependent 7-cyano-7-deazaguanine reductase QueF (Catalyzes the NADPH-dependent reduction of 7-cyano-7-deazaguanine (preQ0) to 7-aminomethyl-7-deazaguanine (preQ1) in queuosine biosynthesis), which produces MNEQVLQKYQTEAEQSELGKKSAYDDTYNPDRLYPIPRSGKRQEIGVDPNQLPFYGFDCWNHYEVSWLNAKGKPMVAIAELFYDCSSPNLIESKSLKLYFNSFNNTRIQNVVDLENTIKKDLQERVGAEVGVKIHLLEKAEQFAVHQSLIGESLDHLDVECSVYLVEPSFLATSNELVEETLYSNLLKSNCLVTNQPDWGSVQIDYKGRKIDREGLLKYLVSYRNHNEFHEQCIERIFIDILNYCKPEKLTVYGRYTRRGGLDINPYRSTEKTSFINKNLRLIRQ